In Cydia strobilella chromosome 22, ilCydStro3.1, whole genome shotgun sequence, one genomic interval encodes:
- the LOC134751495 gene encoding uncharacterized protein K02A2.6-like isoform X1 yields MLRSFLGKVNYYNRFLKDMATILQPLYNCLRNENFCWTPECNNAFLKIKGALTKTATLSHYSNELPIILSCDASDCGVAAVLSVKSEDGVVKPVAYASKKLSDTQIKYPTIEKEAYAIIFGITKFYEYLFGRTFELQTDNAALVTIFGPKKGIPKMACKRLQHWAIFLSGFNYTIQHIKTDCNPADYLSRNPTPDNSTFSHPILDSSELSVLKFLSLSNFENVNWKMVEQETKKCTTLSTVMRYCTDGWPDKAMLNEELKSFYEKQNEISIDQGCLLWGTRVIIPKSLQNLVMNELHASHFGINRMKQIARSYFWWITIDKDITDITNACMICLENRKAPEKVPLTPWPPAHTVWERLHADFLGPFCGKMFLVVIDSFSKWPEAYVMSNIKATNTLKVFKSLFARYGYPLHLVVDNGTTWTSSEFQDYCKSKNIKISYTPPYYPATNGAAERFVQTFKSHVKKIIASGKPLEDAINLFLVDYRTSVNRATGVSPSKLMYQRELRTRFSLLRPQPVSARLQINNEKLVEFSKGNRNVTFDVGMKVMVRDYRDKKRKWIAGEIKECLTPGVTYLVNVEGRDIKRHVNQMLAISN; encoded by the coding sequence atgttacgTTCCTTTTTAGGaaaagtaaattattataatagatttttaaaagaTATGGCCACAATACTACAGCCTTTGTATAATTGCCTTAGGAATGAAAACTTTTGTTGGACCCCTGAATGTAATAACGccttcttaaaaataaaaggagCTTTAACAAAAACAGCCACTTTATCTCATTACAGCAATGAACTGCCGATAATTTTAAGCTGTGATGCCTCAGACTGTGGGGTGGCCGCTGTTCTTTCTGTGAAATCTGAGGATGGTGTAGTGAAACCAGTAGCCTATGCCAGTAAAAAATTGAGTGATACTCAAATAAAGTATCCAACTATAGAAAAGGAAGCATATGCTATAATTTTTGGAATaactaaattttatgaatatttgttTGGACGGACATTCGAGTTACAAACCGATAATGCGGCTCTAGTTACTATATTTGGCCCTAAAAAAGGTATACCAAAAATGGCATGTAAAAGATTACAGCACTGGGCTATATTCTTGTCAGGGTTTAACTACACTATCCAACATATAAAAACAGATTGCAACCCCGCAGACTATTTGTCTCGCAACCCCACGCCAGACAATAGTACTTTTAGCCATCCAATATTAGACAGTAGTGAATTAAGTGTGTTAAAATTCTTGTCATTatcaaattttgaaaatgtaaaTTGGAAAATGGTGGAAcaagaaacaaaaaaatgtacTACCCTATCAACTGTAATGAGATATTGTACTGATGGTTGGCCTGATAAAGCAATGTTAAATGAAGAATTAAAAtctttttatgaaaaacaaaatgaaataagTATTGACCAGGGTTGCTTACTATGGGGCACACGAGTCATAATTCCAAAAAGTCTACAGAATCTAGTAATGAACGAATTACATGCAAGCCATTTTGGAATAAATAGAATGAAACAAATCGCTAGGTCATATTTTTGGTGGATAACTATAGATAAGGATATCACAGATATAACAAATGCATGCATGATTTGTTTAGAAAACAGAAAGGCCCCCGAAAAGGTACCCCTAACGCCCTGGCCACCGGCCCATACAGTTTGGGAGCGTTTACATGCGGATTTTCTTGGACCTTTCTGTGGTAAGATGTTTTTAGTGGTGATAGATAGTTTTTCAAAGTGGCCAGAAGCATATGTGATGTCTAATATAAAGGCTACTAATACACTAAAAGTTTTTAAGTCACTATTTGCTCGGTATGGTTACCCGCTCCATTTGGTGGTGGATAATGGGACAACGTGGACGAGTTCTGAATTTCAAGAttattgtaaaagtaaaaatataaaaataagttacacCCCACCTTATTATCCCGCAACGAATGGAGCCGCCGAACGTTTTGTACAAACCTTTAAAagccatgtaaaaaaaattatagccaGTGGCAAGCCACTGGAAGACgccataaatttatttttagtcgatTATCGAACAAGTGTAAATAGAGCCACTGGTGTCAGCCCCTCGAAATTAATGTATCAGCGGGAGTTGAGAACTAGATTTTCTTTACTTAGACCACAGCCAGTAAGTGCTAGGTTGCAAATCAATAATGAAAAATTAGTAGAGTTCAGTAAGGGAAATCGAAACGTGACTTTTGATGTGGGGATGAAAGTCATGGTCAGAGATTATAGAGATAAAAAACGAAAGTGGATTGCGGGAGAGATCAAGGAGTGTCTGACACCAGGGGTTACATATTTGGTAAATGTGGAGGGGAGAGACATAAAACGCCATGTTAACCAAATGTTAGCTATAAGTAATTAG
- the LOC134751495 gene encoding uncharacterized protein LOC134751495 isoform X2 has product MSLEEFQSKIASGQTSWIQDVPKDTLSELLTQLGLTTGPNPSIDDLRKALREHVKTKKIKMTHQSTLPITSLENFSGGNWRSYEEQLNCYMLLHDISGDKKVPLLITKLTSNVYDTLSGLCAPNIPIKSTYEELCKKLQEFYHPKINLAVHRARFMDRKQEEGETIKEYLLAVRKLAKDCDFKDVDEHLKERLLNGVHNETIRYEVLKMADATLAKLTAVAETAEMAFKLSAKPVDVFKLSTDRGKASLQPQKRRQQQQQSKCLCCGKTGHWKDQCTLRFKYCSECGRKGHIFRLCPLKKPSLKTVVCSEEKEEDVCETNNLEDMYQTLNLG; this is encoded by the exons ATGTCGCTTGAAGAATTTCAAAGTAAAATTGCAAGTGGTCAAACGTCGTGGATACAAGACGTACCAAAAGATACATTATCAGAACTCTTAACACAATTAGGATTAACGACAGGCCCAAATCCAAGTATCGACGACCTACGAAAAGCGCTTCGGGAAcacgtaaaaacaaaaaaaataaaaatgacgcACCAGTCAACGCTCCCTATTACAAGCTTAGAAAATTTCAGTGGTGGCAATTGGAGGAGCTACGAAGAACAACTCAATTGTTACATGTTATTGCATGACATCTCTGGAGACAAAAAGGTTCCGCTCTTGATTACGAAGTTAACAAGTAACGTGTATGACACATTGTCAGGGTTATGCGCCCCAAACATACCAATTAAAAGTACATACGAAGAATTATGTAAAAAGCTGCAAGAATTTTACCATCCCAAAATAAATCTAGCAGTGCACAGAGCGAGATTCATGGACAGAAAGCAAGAAGAAGGTGAAACGATAAAAGAATACCTGTTAGCGGTTCGCAAACTGGCTAAAGACTGCGATTTCAAGGATGTAGATGAACACTTAAAAGAAAGATTGTTGAATGGTGTCCACAACGAGACAATCAGATATGAAGTTTTGAAGATGGCTGATGCGACCCTGGCAAAGCTAACAGCAGTCGCGGAGACAGCAGAGATGGCTTTTAAACTATCAGCAAAGCCAGTTGATGTGTTCAAGCTCTCTACAGATCGTGGGAAGGCGAGTCTACAGCCTCAAAAAAGGcgtcaacaacaacaacagtcaAAGTGCCTGTGCTGCGGCAAGACAGGACATTGGAAGGATCAGTGCACCTTGCGTTTTAAGTACTGTTCGGAATGTGGCAGGAAGGGACACATATTTAGGCTATGCCCCCTAAAGAAACCAAGCCTAAAAACGGTGGTTTGCTctgaagaaaaagaagaagatgttTGTGAAACGAATAATCTAGAAGACATGTACCAAACACTTAATTTGGGat GA